A genomic stretch from Desulfatitalea tepidiphila includes:
- a CDS encoding SLC13 family permease codes for MSFLLKSKHVQILFAFILGALILMLPRPEGTQFRISGDSSYGFYETIREHFNRVTPPDTAAENYIVEVQKSSDIGSYEKYLKTKIAEGQNGDIQFETVNGLTPKAMRFLAVLVVLIFLFLVEPIPLEITAILIGVSLVVMQIVDVKTAWAPYMHPVVVFIMCCLIFAISLEKAGLTKRLGHFIVKKAGTNVVRFTFLISIGLGLSSSFMHDAAAVSIGIVTMLPLMRAAGIQPHSNTAKFMLISLAFACSCGGMGTLIGGGRCMVSAAFLKEFTGIEINFFDWIKYAMPMALVTVPASVMVCYLVFRPDKTLELPKYDEALPPWSAKEKITLIIIGAAFVLWLTKGMHGLDYSVTGMLAVAALVLAGILKWDDVHENLEWGTALFIFGGGISLGLAMGYSGAADYFAHLFFPLIKGGGWLLLFAGVAVFGALVTNAMANVAAAALILPIVIPMAQLEGVDPRVLALCLGTATSFAMLLVIGCPPNAIAYSFRQFKASDITKVGLVATPVLLIMLIAVAAVWWKILGLV; via the coding sequence ATGTCATTCCTGCTCAAATCCAAACATGTTCAAATTCTTTTCGCTTTTATCCTGGGCGCTCTAATTTTGATGCTGCCCAGGCCGGAAGGCACCCAATTCAGGATTTCCGGCGACAGCAGTTATGGATTTTACGAAACCATTCGCGAACACTTCAACCGCGTGACACCTCCCGACACGGCTGCCGAAAACTACATCGTCGAGGTTCAGAAATCGAGCGATATCGGCTCCTACGAAAAATATCTCAAAACAAAGATCGCCGAAGGTCAGAACGGCGATATCCAATTTGAAACGGTGAACGGCCTTACCCCCAAAGCCATGCGATTCCTGGCGGTGTTGGTCGTGTTGATTTTTCTCTTCCTGGTGGAGCCCATCCCTCTCGAAATCACCGCCATCCTCATCGGCGTCTCCCTGGTGGTCATGCAGATCGTGGATGTCAAAACGGCATGGGCACCCTATATGCATCCGGTGGTGGTCTTCATCATGTGCTGCCTCATCTTCGCCATTTCACTGGAAAAGGCCGGACTGACCAAACGATTGGGGCACTTCATCGTCAAAAAGGCGGGCACCAACGTAGTCCGCTTTACCTTTTTAATCAGTATCGGCCTGGGACTCTCCTCGTCCTTTATGCACGATGCCGCCGCTGTCTCCATCGGCATCGTCACCATGTTGCCGCTCATGCGTGCCGCTGGCATTCAGCCCCATTCCAACACGGCCAAGTTCATGTTGATTTCCCTGGCCTTCGCCTGTTCATGCGGCGGTATGGGCACCCTGATCGGTGGCGGCCGCTGCATGGTATCTGCGGCATTCCTGAAGGAGTTCACCGGCATCGAAATCAATTTCTTCGACTGGATCAAGTATGCCATGCCCATGGCCCTGGTGACCGTTCCCGCCTCGGTCATGGTCTGCTATCTGGTATTTCGGCCGGACAAGACTCTGGAACTGCCCAAATATGATGAAGCCCTGCCCCCCTGGTCGGCCAAGGAAAAAATCACTTTGATCATCATCGGTGCGGCCTTCGTGCTCTGGTTGACCAAAGGGATGCATGGCCTGGACTATTCGGTGACCGGCATGCTGGCCGTGGCCGCATTGGTGCTGGCTGGCATTTTGAAGTGGGACGACGTGCATGAGAACCTGGAGTGGGGCACGGCCCTGTTCATCTTCGGCGGTGGCATCTCCCTGGGGCTGGCAATGGGATACTCGGGTGCGGCAGACTACTTCGCCCATCTGTTCTTCCCACTGATCAAGGGCGGCGGCTGGCTTTTGCTGTTCGCCGGTGTGGCCGTCTTCGGCGCCCTGGTGACCAACGCCATGGCCAATGTGGCCGCGGCTGCATTGATTCTGCCCATCGTCATTCCCATGGCGCAGCTGGAGGGAGTCGATCCGCGTGTGCTGGCCTTGTGCCTCGGCACCGCCACCTCCTTTGCCATGCTGCTGGTCATCGGCTGCCCGCCCAATGCCATTGCTTACAGTTTCCGCCAGTTCAAGGCCTCGGACATTACCAAGGTCGGCCTGGTGGCCACGCCGGTGCTGCTCATCATGCTGATCGCGGTGGCGGCGGTGTGGTGGAAAATTCTGGGCCTGGTATAG
- a CDS encoding sensor histidine kinase, whose amino-acid sequence MAVEYLNHIRLLLIDDEDHFRQTLFKRLERRGLRVRQADSGETGLALLKAEPVDVVVLDVKMPGLDGIEALKWIKAQWPQTEVIFLTGHSTTQDGVEGIKSGAFDYLSKPIEFEHLLEKIKHAYQKKTRDEERRQEAAYKARIEQQMIATERLASMGTLAAGVAHEINNPLAIINEAAGFLSLLLKKEELAAMPRRQDFEKAIQKISNAVKRARVITHQLLGSVRKQEPVFAEVDLYELATETLQLVHKEAANKEIRIIQSQGGNPGPIWIDPNQVRQILINLLTNAIHATGKDGKIEVRIEADPETSTLIVSDTGKGIPRENMEKIFEPFFSDKPPGEGTGLGLFVTRQIVEKLGGKIEVQSRVGVGTSMKIILPNRNPLKST is encoded by the coding sequence ATGGCAGTGGAATACCTCAATCATATCCGCCTGCTTCTCATCGATGATGAAGACCATTTTCGCCAGACCCTGTTCAAACGGCTGGAAAGAAGAGGCCTGCGGGTGCGCCAGGCGGACAGCGGCGAAACGGGCCTCGCCCTCTTGAAGGCTGAACCGGTGGATGTGGTCGTACTGGATGTGAAAATGCCCGGTTTGGACGGCATTGAAGCCCTCAAATGGATCAAGGCCCAATGGCCCCAAACCGAAGTCATCTTTCTCACCGGTCACTCCACCACCCAGGATGGGGTCGAAGGCATCAAGTCCGGCGCCTTCGACTACCTGAGCAAACCCATCGAATTCGAGCATCTGCTGGAAAAGATCAAACACGCCTACCAAAAAAAGACCAGAGATGAGGAGCGCCGCCAGGAGGCGGCTTACAAGGCCAGAATCGAGCAGCAGATGATCGCCACCGAACGTCTCGCTTCCATGGGGACCCTGGCGGCCGGGGTGGCCCATGAAATCAACAACCCTCTGGCAATCATCAATGAAGCCGCTGGATTTCTCAGCCTGCTGCTGAAGAAGGAAGAGTTGGCCGCCATGCCACGCCGGCAGGACTTTGAAAAGGCCATTCAAAAGATCAGCAACGCGGTCAAACGCGCCCGGGTCATTACCCACCAGCTGCTGGGCAGCGTCCGCAAGCAGGAACCGGTTTTCGCCGAAGTGGATTTGTATGAGTTGGCCACGGAAACCCTTCAATTGGTGCATAAGGAAGCGGCCAACAAGGAAATCCGGATAATCCAGTCCCAAGGCGGAAATCCCGGTCCGATCTGGATCGACCCCAACCAGGTCCGGCAGATTCTGATCAATCTGTTGACCAATGCCATCCATGCCACTGGTAAAGATGGCAAAATCGAAGTGCGCATCGAGGCGGACCCGGAAACCTCAACCCTGATCGTCAGCGACACCGGCAAAGGCATCCCCAGGGAGAACATGGAGAAAATATTCGAACCGTTCTTCAGTGACAAACCGCCGGGTGAAGGTACCGGTCTCGGCCTTTTCGTCACCCGCCAGATCGTGGAAAAACTGGGCGGCAAAATAGAAGTCCAGAGTCGGGTCGGTGTGGGAACCAGCATGAAAATCATTCTCCCCAACCGAAACCCGCTGAAGTCGACTTAG
- a CDS encoding response regulator translates to MVKIPTRILLVDDEKDFVEMLSMRLTESGEQVTVAYSGQECLEKLARTAVDVVILDIKMPGMDGIQTLREIKGMFPLVEVILLTGHGTTETAVKGMKLGAFDYLLKPADFEDLSAKLEGAKKKKDEQDERIRQAEARLLLRKGGNI, encoded by the coding sequence ATGGTTAAAATTCCGACCAGAATATTGCTGGTTGATGATGAAAAAGATTTCGTCGAAATGCTCTCCATGCGCCTCACCGAATCAGGAGAACAGGTGACGGTGGCCTACAGCGGGCAGGAGTGCCTTGAGAAACTGGCCCGCACGGCGGTGGACGTGGTCATTCTGGACATCAAGATGCCGGGCATGGACGGCATTCAAACCCTCAGGGAAATCAAAGGCATGTTCCCGCTGGTGGAGGTCATCCTGCTGACGGGACACGGCACCACCGAAACGGCCGTTAAGGGAATGAAGCTGGGGGCCTTCGACTACCTGCTGAAACCGGCGGACTTCGAAGATTTGAGCGCCAAACTCGAAGGTGCCAAGAAGAAGAAAGATGAACAGGATGAACGCATCCGGCAGGCCGAAGCCAGACTTTTATTGCGCAAGGGTGGCAATATCTGA
- a CDS encoding SLC13 family permease, translated as MLAVAKSKKVQICFAFLLGAIVLLLPRPEGTRFRVTGDNNQRFFQTIQETFELVQPADKTGDGYVVAVRHAQPGADGVLNQKAKAFADGTIQIDYLDGLSPKAMRFLAVLVVLIFLFLVEPIPLEVTAVLIGASLVLMGIVDVKTAWAPYMHPVVVFIMCCLIFAISLDKAGLTKRMGHFIVQKAGTNVVRFTFVISTGLGMASMFMHDAAAVSIGIVTMLPLMRAADIKPHSSTAKFMLISLAFACSCGGMGTLIGGGRCMVSAAFLKEFTGIELDFFDWIKYAMPMAIVTVPAAVLICYLVFRPDKTLELPKFDEKLPPWSFQEIITLVIIGIAFVLWLTKGLHGLDYSVTGMIAVAALVLVGILKWDDIHENLEWGTALFIFGGGISLGLAMGYSGAADYFANIFFPLVKGGGWLLLFIGVAIFGALVTNAMANVAAAALILPIVIPMAQLEGVDPRVLALCLGTATSFAMLLVIGCPPNAIAYSFRQFKASDITKAGLVATPVLIAILVGIAFVWWKFLGLV; from the coding sequence ATGCTAGCGGTCGCAAAATCTAAAAAGGTCCAAATTTGTTTCGCATTTTTGCTCGGTGCCATTGTCTTACTGTTGCCCAGACCGGAAGGAACCCGTTTCAGGGTTACGGGCGACAACAACCAACGCTTTTTCCAAACCATCCAGGAAACATTCGAACTGGTCCAACCGGCGGATAAGACCGGCGATGGCTATGTGGTGGCAGTGCGCCATGCGCAACCGGGAGCGGATGGTGTACTGAACCAAAAGGCCAAGGCCTTCGCTGACGGGACCATCCAGATCGACTACCTCGATGGTCTCTCGCCGAAGGCGATGCGCTTTCTGGCGGTTCTGGTGGTGCTGATCTTCCTGTTCCTGGTCGAACCCATTCCCCTGGAAGTAACGGCCGTGTTGATCGGCGCTTCGCTCGTTCTCATGGGGATCGTGGATGTCAAAACCGCCTGGGCGCCCTACATGCATCCGGTGGTGGTCTTCATCATGTGCTGTCTCATTTTTGCCATCTCCCTGGACAAAGCGGGCTTGACCAAACGAATGGGACATTTCATAGTCCAGAAGGCAGGCACTAATGTGGTCCGGTTCACATTTGTCATCAGCACGGGTTTGGGCATGGCCTCCATGTTCATGCACGATGCCGCGGCCGTCTCCATCGGCATCGTCACCATGCTGCCGTTAATGCGCGCCGCCGACATCAAACCTCACTCTAGTACCGCCAAATTCATGTTGATCTCCCTGGCATTCGCATGCTCGTGCGGGGGAATGGGGACACTCATCGGCGGCGGCCGCTGCATGGTATCGGCCGCGTTTCTAAAAGAGTTCACGGGGATTGAACTCGACTTCTTCGACTGGATCAAATACGCCATGCCCATGGCCATTGTCACGGTCCCTGCTGCCGTACTCATCTGCTACCTCGTATTTCGCCCGGACAAAACTTTAGAGCTGCCCAAGTTCGATGAGAAGCTGCCGCCGTGGTCGTTTCAGGAGATCATCACCCTGGTCATCATCGGTATCGCCTTTGTACTCTGGTTAACCAAGGGGCTTCACGGTCTCGACTACTCGGTCACCGGCATGATCGCGGTGGCTGCCCTGGTACTGGTGGGCATATTGAAATGGGACGACATCCACGAAAACCTGGAGTGGGGCACGGCCCTGTTCATCTTCGGTGGGGGCATCTCGTTGGGGTTGGCCATGGGTTACTCGGGAGCGGCCGACTATTTTGCCAACATTTTTTTCCCGCTCGTCAAGGGCGGCGGCTGGCTGCTGCTCTTCATCGGTGTTGCGATTTTCGGCGCACTGGTGACCAACGCCATGGCCAATGTGGCAGCCGCTGCACTGATCTTGCCGATCGTGATTCCCATGGCGCAACTGGAGGGAGTTGACCCGCGGGTGCTGGCCTTATGCCTCGGCACCGCTACTTCTTTTGCCATGCTGCTGGTCATTGGCTGCCCACCCAATGCCATTGCCTACAGCTTTCGACAATTCAAGGCATCGGATATCACCAAGGCCGGCCTGGTGGCCACACCGGTCCTGATCGCCATCCTCGTTGGCATCGCCTTTGTCTGGTGGAAATTTCTGGGGTTGGTATAA
- a CDS encoding response regulator, translating into MIKVPTRILIVDDEHDFVEMLSMRLKEAGEVVDAAYDGEGCIRKLRQDGFDVVILDIKMPGMDGIQTLRKIKIMFPLVEVILLTGHGTTETAVEGMKLGAFDYLLKPADFEDLETKLEGARRKKSEQEERIRQAEARLLLRKGGNI; encoded by the coding sequence ATGATTAAAGTTCCGACCCGGATATTGATAGTCGACGATGAACACGATTTCGTTGAAATGCTCAGCATGCGTCTCAAAGAAGCCGGTGAAGTGGTGGATGCAGCCTATGATGGTGAAGGATGCATTCGAAAGCTCCGACAGGACGGATTCGATGTGGTCATTTTAGACATTAAAATGCCCGGCATGGACGGCATCCAGACGTTGCGAAAAATTAAAATCATGTTCCCACTGGTGGAAGTCATTCTGTTGACCGGACACGGCACGACGGAAACGGCAGTAGAGGGAATGAAGCTGGGCGCTTTCGATTACCTGTTGAAACCAGCAGACTTTGAGGACCTCGAGACCAAACTGGAAGGCGCCCGGCGCAAAAAAAGCGAACAGGAAGAGCGCATACGGCAGGCCGAAGCGCGCTTACTGCTGAGAAAAGGCGGCAACATCTAA
- a CDS encoding response regulator, whose amino-acid sequence MITNKINLLIVDDEEQFLHSISRSLEMRDFNVTAVNRGDKALEVARNQPIDIALVDLKMPGMDGKETLEALKKQHPWMEIVILTGHGTIDSAAECSRAGAFSYLQKPCEFDRLLDTLAQAFRQRVMNKKQIEEKKMDAMLRISMGHSAREILSKLREIDQSE is encoded by the coding sequence ATGATAACCAATAAGATTAATTTGTTGATTGTTGATGACGAGGAACAGTTTCTGCATTCCATCAGCCGCAGCCTGGAAATGCGCGACTTCAATGTCACAGCCGTCAACAGGGGAGACAAGGCACTTGAAGTCGCCAGGAACCAGCCCATTGATATCGCTTTGGTAGATTTGAAAATGCCCGGCATGGACGGAAAAGAGACGCTTGAGGCGTTGAAAAAGCAGCATCCCTGGATGGAAATCGTAATTCTCACGGGTCACGGCACCATCGATTCCGCCGCTGAGTGTTCACGTGCCGGTGCATTCTCCTATTTGCAGAAGCCCTGTGAATTCGATCGCCTGTTGGATACCCTGGCTCAGGCATTCAGGCAGCGGGTGATGAACAAGAAGCAGATCGAAGAGAAAAAAATGGATGCCATGCTGCGAATATCCATGGGGCATTCGGCCCGTGAGATTCTGAGCAAGCTCAGAGAGATCGATCAGTCCGAATAA
- a CDS encoding SLC13 family permease, with translation MEKAMPISDGNGLPKVLLIDDEPDFRKGLAQQLVVRNYKVLDVDNGEDAIKLVRHENPEVVILDQKMPGMDGIQTLKEIKKIRPEVQVIMHTGHGTTESARITGKHDVFRYIEKPCPIEDLIDAIQAAASERVKALARHEIPDIQRTSLKQWLIGAHNARPGIIILGAVLFLFIALMPTPKSLYTLLTTPKQGKPAESITGYSDYKKMKPGQTIVEYYGAKAKISSNTLNADGKVTKGPATDTQVALRAKVMVGVLVVAALFWATGAIPIGVTALLVGVLMYFFGVFTPGDVAQAYAKDSVVFIFSVLALAAAITKTGLDRRIGILLLGTSTNLVKFCFIFAPLLSVTASFLSEHALVAFIAPILMMVYLGAIRSANLNQDKALVVMLLLMLTFCGNVGGPGSPAAGGRNAVMLGIFADYGVQLSFGQWVARGLPFVPVMSIVIAAYFLIVFRKKILSPNVNVAAEVRRESEKIGKMTRDEYKAAFVLVLLILMWSTLSDKLGMGGPALLALVLLNILGILRWKDINGIHWDVVALYAAASAMGYGLAASGAALWLASGFVNLLPDFLMAGTGLCISTSLITGIMTNFMSDGATVAAIGPITVPMATLSGTSPLLVGLATAFASSFAHILIIGTPNNAIVFSIAKDPETGEQLITMKDFLIHGTMVFILSMAVLWIWVFWGYWKWFGF, from the coding sequence ATGGAAAAAGCAATGCCGATTAGCGACGGCAACGGGTTGCCGAAAGTTCTGCTGATTGACGACGAACCAGATTTTCGCAAGGGCCTGGCCCAGCAGCTGGTGGTGCGAAATTACAAGGTCCTCGATGTTGACAACGGCGAAGACGCCATCAAGTTGGTGCGCCACGAAAATCCGGAAGTGGTCATTCTGGATCAGAAAATGCCGGGGATGGACGGAATTCAGACCTTAAAGGAGATCAAAAAAATCCGTCCGGAGGTCCAGGTGATCATGCATACCGGACACGGCACCACCGAATCGGCCCGTATCACGGGCAAGCACGACGTATTTCGATACATCGAAAAACCTTGCCCCATCGAAGACCTGATCGACGCCATTCAGGCCGCGGCTTCGGAAAGAGTCAAGGCGCTGGCCCGCCACGAGATCCCGGATATTCAACGGACCAGTCTAAAACAGTGGCTCATCGGCGCTCACAATGCGCGGCCCGGCATTATCATCCTGGGTGCAGTGCTGTTTCTTTTCATCGCGTTGATGCCCACACCAAAGTCCCTCTATACTCTGTTGACCACTCCCAAACAAGGCAAGCCCGCCGAGTCCATAACGGGCTACTCGGACTACAAGAAGATGAAACCCGGTCAGACCATTGTCGAATATTATGGCGCCAAGGCCAAGATCAGCAGCAATACCCTGAACGCCGATGGCAAGGTCACCAAAGGACCGGCCACCGACACGCAGGTGGCCCTGCGGGCCAAGGTGATGGTGGGGGTTCTGGTCGTGGCCGCGCTCTTCTGGGCCACGGGGGCGATTCCCATCGGTGTAACGGCCCTGTTGGTCGGCGTTTTGATGTACTTCTTCGGCGTTTTCACACCAGGAGACGTGGCCCAGGCCTATGCCAAGGATTCGGTGGTGTTCATTTTCAGCGTTCTGGCATTGGCCGCGGCGATCACCAAAACCGGCCTGGACCGGCGCATCGGCATACTGCTGCTGGGTACCAGCACCAATCTGGTCAAGTTCTGTTTTATCTTCGCTCCGTTGCTTTCGGTCACGGCCTCATTCTTATCCGAGCACGCCCTGGTGGCTTTTATCGCGCCGATTCTCATGATGGTATACCTGGGCGCCATCCGATCGGCCAACCTGAATCAGGACAAGGCCCTGGTGGTCATGCTGCTGCTGATGCTCACCTTCTGCGGCAATGTGGGAGGACCCGGATCACCGGCCGCTGGCGGCCGCAACGCCGTGATGCTGGGCATCTTCGCCGACTACGGGGTCCAGCTCTCCTTCGGGCAGTGGGTGGCGCGCGGCTTGCCGTTCGTGCCGGTGATGTCCATCGTCATTGCGGCCTACTTTCTGATCGTCTTCAGAAAGAAGATTTTGTCGCCCAACGTCAATGTGGCGGCCGAGGTGCGGCGGGAGTCGGAAAAGATCGGAAAAATGACTCGGGATGAGTACAAAGCGGCTTTCGTGCTTGTACTGCTGATACTGATGTGGTCGACCCTGTCCGACAAACTGGGCATGGGCGGTCCGGCCCTGCTGGCCCTGGTGCTGTTGAACATTCTGGGCATTCTGCGCTGGAAGGACATCAACGGCATCCACTGGGACGTGGTGGCGCTCTATGCAGCCGCGAGCGCCATGGGTTACGGTTTGGCGGCCTCCGGTGCGGCCTTGTGGCTGGCCTCGGGTTTCGTGAATCTGCTGCCCGATTTTCTCATGGCCGGAACGGGTTTATGCATTTCCACCAGCCTGATCACCGGCATCATGACCAACTTCATGAGCGACGGCGCCACGGTGGCCGCCATCGGCCCGATCACGGTACCCATGGCCACCTTGTCTGGCACGTCACCGCTGCTGGTGGGGCTGGCAACGGCTTTTGCTTCATCCTTTGCCCACATCCTGATTATCGGTACGCCCAACAACGCCATAGTCTTCAGTATCGCAAAGGATCCTGAAACCGGCGAACAGTTGATCACGATGAAGGACTTTTTAATCCATGGTACCATGGTCTTTATTCTGAGCATGGCGGTGCTTTGGATCTGGGTATTCTGGGGTTATTGGAAATGGTTTGGCTTTTAG
- a CDS encoding sensor histidine kinase, with protein MSSLPPSLGQHVSTDPDKQVDLKAYFIKLERKFLLGLMAAFLVPLILLSAYFHYQFHMTLKETGKLNLAAIAESQRNTVDLFLQERLVNIFALFHNPAFSLVPSQQQMDSLLRQLRQTSDAFIDIGYLTQHGMQIGYAGPFPFLQNKDYSAQDWFSTLESSENGYAISDIYLGFRNKLHFTIAAKQTVNDHPVILRATLDPDKFYLFLKTINRGQGVASALVNREGRIQLADQGVDEALSVSSYIPPVDVPSGAQTIVTNGDAVLMAHAWLKEVPWSLLVSEPLSIAYAQLYKARKFMLIGSTVILVIVGMTIWMATHALVAKARENAEKQDALTAQLLHASKLASLGALATGVAHEINNPLAIILATSGVIKDMLNPEFNMDASPAQIIQEIKVVEEAVFRARKITQQLLNYGRKSEPHLARSNINAIIDDVLLGFKERSLGLDDISVERQFDADLAMVMVDQDQLRQVFLNLINNAGDAIQGPGKITISTNQDEETVRVTITDTGKGMDSEQLKRIFDPFYTTKEVGKGTGLGLSVSIGIIESMGGTIEVQSLPGAGSAFTVVLPKNKSKGAINGKSNAD; from the coding sequence ATGTCTTCACTGCCACCATCACTTGGCCAACACGTCTCTACAGACCCAGACAAGCAAGTGGATCTTAAGGCTTACTTCATAAAGCTGGAACGTAAATTTTTATTGGGGTTGATGGCTGCTTTTCTCGTTCCCCTGATATTGCTTTCAGCTTATTTTCATTATCAATTTCATATGACATTGAAAGAGACCGGAAAGCTGAATCTGGCCGCCATAGCCGAAAGTCAACGCAACACTGTCGATCTTTTTCTCCAGGAACGGTTGGTGAATATTTTCGCTCTCTTTCATAACCCCGCTTTCAGTCTGGTGCCATCCCAACAGCAAATGGACAGTCTTCTCCGGCAGTTGAGACAAACCAGCGATGCCTTTATCGATATTGGTTATTTGACCCAGCATGGAATGCAAATTGGCTATGCTGGCCCCTTTCCTTTTCTTCAAAACAAAGATTACAGCGCTCAGGATTGGTTCTCTACATTGGAGTCCTCTGAAAACGGTTATGCCATCAGTGATATCTATCTTGGGTTTCGGAATAAACTTCATTTTACCATTGCCGCAAAGCAGACCGTGAATGACCATCCTGTCATATTGCGGGCCACTTTGGATCCCGACAAATTCTATCTCTTTCTCAAAACGATCAACCGCGGACAAGGCGTGGCCTCCGCTCTGGTCAACCGCGAAGGGCGTATCCAATTGGCCGATCAAGGAGTCGATGAGGCGCTGTCGGTAAGCAGTTATATCCCACCCGTGGACGTGCCTTCCGGCGCCCAGACGATTGTGACCAATGGTGATGCTGTCCTTATGGCTCACGCCTGGTTGAAAGAGGTGCCCTGGTCTCTTCTGGTGAGCGAACCGTTGAGTATTGCCTACGCCCAGCTCTACAAGGCCCGCAAGTTCATGCTGATCGGCTCGACAGTTATCCTGGTGATCGTGGGCATGACAATTTGGATGGCGACCCACGCACTGGTGGCAAAAGCCAGGGAAAACGCCGAGAAGCAGGACGCGTTGACAGCGCAGCTGCTGCACGCCTCCAAACTGGCGTCACTGGGGGCGTTGGCCACCGGGGTGGCGCACGAAATCAACAACCCACTCGCCATCATATTGGCCACAAGCGGTGTGATCAAGGACATGCTCAATCCTGAATTTAACATGGATGCATCTCCGGCTCAGATCATACAGGAGATCAAGGTTGTCGAAGAAGCCGTTTTCCGGGCGAGGAAAATAACCCAACAGCTGCTGAATTATGGGCGTAAAAGTGAGCCCCACCTGGCGCGTTCCAATATCAACGCCATCATTGATGATGTCTTGCTGGGATTCAAGGAGCGTTCTTTGGGATTGGACGATATCTCCGTAGAAAGGCAATTTGATGCAGACCTGGCGATGGTGATGGTCGATCAGGATCAGCTTCGCCAGGTATTTTTAAACCTGATCAACAATGCGGGGGACGCCATTCAGGGGCCCGGAAAGATTACCATTTCCACGAACCAGGATGAAGAAACGGTTCGTGTCACCATTACCGATACAGGCAAGGGTATGGACAGCGAACAACTCAAAAGGATTTTCGATCCGTTCTACACCACGAAGGAAGTTGGCAAAGGAACCGGATTGGGGCTGAGTGTTTCCATCGGAATCATTGAATCTATGGGCGGAACCATCGAGGTCCAAAGCTTGCCGGGAGCTGGCAGTGCGTTCACCGTGGTGCTGCCCAAAAACAAAAGCAAAGGAGCCATCAATGGAAAAAGCAATGCCGATTAG
- a CDS encoding response regulator — translation MDREYVILIADRNPRIRDFVQRELKSEGHRVYSADNADQLKNWIHRPGKLDALVIDPDMPGLEDPAAFGRMLAERPTLTVIFHCLASDCFSIRTPGRAVAFVEKSGQSVDLLKQKIRVILSEQNSKKDPTQTRSK, via the coding sequence ATGGACAGAGAATATGTCATCCTCATCGCCGATCGGAACCCGCGGATAAGGGATTTCGTGCAGCGGGAGTTGAAAAGCGAAGGCCATCGCGTCTATTCGGCCGATAACGCCGATCAGCTCAAGAATTGGATTCACCGGCCCGGCAAGCTGGATGCCCTGGTTATCGATCCCGATATGCCGGGCCTGGAGGATCCGGCCGCTTTTGGCCGGATGTTGGCGGAGCGGCCAACCCTGACCGTCATTTTTCATTGTCTGGCCTCCGATTGCTTTTCCATCCGCACACCCGGCAGGGCCGTGGCGTTTGTCGAAAAGAGCGGCCAAAGCGTGGATCTGCTGAAGCAAAAAATCCGTGTGATCCTGTCGGAACAAAACAGTAAAAAAGATCCCACCCAGACCCGCAGCAAATAA
- a CDS encoding GNAT family N-acetyltransferase, translating to MDSRVGFKATRDDEAGVSDELTLPSVPSGLLYADHYEFFVKLPEVGRLKIRPIQESDAPLLEALFDTLTPHSVYLRFFTYFRQLPPAMLERFTRIDYSREIALVAISREAGEERMVGDARVVETNLPGTAEFSVLVADALQGKGIGACLLQNCLSIAQKRGYERIYGIVLAENRQMLALGRRLGFSIRHISGSREYELSKAFE from the coding sequence ATGGACAGCCGGGTGGGTTTCAAGGCCACCAGAGATGATGAGGCCGGCGTATCTGATGAGCTGACATTGCCAAGCGTACCGTCTGGACTTTTATATGCGGATCATTATGAATTTTTTGTCAAATTGCCGGAAGTGGGGCGCCTGAAGATTCGTCCCATTCAGGAGAGCGATGCTCCTTTGCTCGAGGCGCTTTTTGATACGCTTACCCCGCACTCGGTCTACCTTCGGTTTTTTACTTATTTTCGTCAATTGCCGCCCGCCATGCTGGAACGGTTTACGCGGATCGACTACAGTCGTGAGATCGCCTTGGTTGCGATTTCGAGGGAGGCCGGCGAAGAGAGAATGGTGGGCGATGCCCGTGTGGTCGAGACCAATCTTCCCGGTACAGCCGAATTTTCCGTCCTGGTGGCCGATGCCTTACAGGGGAAGGGCATCGGCGCATGCTTGTTGCAGAACTGTTTGTCCATTGCCCAAAAACGCGGCTACGAGCGCATCTATGGCATCGTGCTGGCTGAAAACCGACAGATGTTGGCCCTGGGGCGGAGACTCGGGTTCAGTATCAGACACATCAGCGGCAGCCGTGAATATGAACTTTCCAAGGCGTTTGAATGA